In Quercus lobata isolate SW786 chromosome 12, ValleyOak3.0 Primary Assembly, whole genome shotgun sequence, a genomic segment contains:
- the LOC115969934 gene encoding zinc finger A20 and AN1 domain-containing stress-associated protein 5-like, whose amino-acid sequence MERPLCANGCGFYGSLETQNLCSKCYRDFQKQELPKKAKADSEPQDCQEVVMKMNPPLCANGCGFFGMADTRDMCSKCYNDSLKEEIADKAKAPDLDNPMNSAQSRPSSASGVDAIVKGSTSVKNRCKSCNKKVGLTGFECKCGNIFCGMHRYPEKHACNVNFKAIGRDVLAKQNPVCKGDKLQWRI is encoded by the coding sequence ATGGAACGGCCTCTCTGCGCTAATGGTTGCGGCTTTTATGGATCTCTTGAGACACAAAACCTGTGCTCCAAGTGCTACAgagattttcaaaaacaagaactCCCCAAGAAAGCCAAAGCAGACAGTGAACCACAAGACTGTCAAGAAGTTGTAATGAAGATGAATCCTCCACTCTGCGCTAATGGTTGCGGTTTCTTTGGAATGGCAGACACAAGGGACATGTGCTCAAAGTGCTACAATGACTCTCTTAAAGAAGAGATTGCAGACAAAGCTAAAGCACCGGACTTGGACAATCCCATGAACTCCGCTCAATCTCGACCATCTTCGGCTTCTGGTGTGGATGCTATAGTTAAAGGTTCGACAAGCGTGAAGAATAGGTGCAAGAGCTGCAACAAGAAAGTGGGGTTGACAGGGTTTGAGTGCAAATGTGGGAACATATTTTGTGGAATGCATAGATATCCAGAAAAACATGCGTGCAATGTGAATTTCAAGGCAATTGGTAGAGATGTTTTGGCTAAACAAAATCCAGTTTGCAAGGGTGACAAGTTACAGTGGAGAATTTAG